The following coding sequences are from one Lolium rigidum isolate FL_2022 chromosome 6, APGP_CSIRO_Lrig_0.1, whole genome shotgun sequence window:
- the LOC124661459 gene encoding 16.9 kDa class I heat shock protein 1-like produces MSMVRRCPFTDLWVDPFDGFCSIVPASWDSETAGFANARMDWKETPEAHVFKADLPGVKKEEVKVEVEDRNVLVVSGERSKEKEDKKEKWHRVERSSGKFVRRFQLPENTKVEDVKAGLENGVLTVTVPKVEVKKPEVKAIEISG; encoded by the coding sequence ATGTCGATGGTTAGGCGCTGCCCCTTCACCGACCTCTGGGTCGACCCATTCGACGGCTTCTGCTCCATCGTTCCAGCATCTTGGGATTCCGAAACAGCCGGCTTTGCGAACGCTCGCATGGACTGGAAGGAGACGCCGGAGGCGCACGTCTTCAAGGCGGACCTTCCCGGCGTGAAGAAGGAGGAGGTCAAAGTTGAGGTGGAAGACCGCAACGTGCTCGTTGTCAGCGGCGAGCGTAGCAAGGAGAAGGAGGACAAAAAAGAAAAGTGGCACCGTGTGGAACGCAGCAGCGGCAAGTTCGTCAGGCGCTTCCAACTGCCGGAGAACACCAAGGTGGAGGATGTGAAGGCCGGGCTGGAGAACGGCGTGCTCACTGTCACTGTGCCCAAGGTTGAGGTCAAGAAGCCCGAGGTGAAGGCCATCGAGATCTCCGGCTAA
- the LOC124661763 gene encoding 16.9 kDa class I heat shock protein 1-like: protein MSIVRRNNVFDPFSFDLWADPFDVFRSIVPAASGNSETAAFANARVDWKETPEAHVFKADLPGVKKEEVKVEVEDGNVLVVSGERSREKEDKNDKWHHVERSSGKFVRRFRLPENAKVEEVKAGLENGVLTVTVPKVEGKKPEVKAIDISG, encoded by the coding sequence ATGTCGATCGTGAGGCGCAACAACGTGTTCGACCCCTTCTCCTTCGATCTCTGGGCTGATCCTTTCGACGTCTTCCGCTCCATCGTCCCGGCAGCCTCCGGCAACAGCGAGACGGCCGCGTTCGCCAACGCCCGCGTGGACTGGAAGGAAACCCCCGAGGCCCATGTCTTCAAGGCCGATCTCCCCGGAGTGAAGAAGGAGGAGgtcaaggtggaggtggaggatggCAACGTGCTGGTCGTCAGCGGCGAGCGCAGCAGGGAGAAGGAGGACAAAAACGACAAGTGGCACCACGTCGAGCGTAGCAGCGGCAAGTTCGTTAGGCGCTTCCGCCTGCCGGAGAACGCCAAGGTGGAGGAGGTGAAGGCTGGGCTGGAGAACGGCGTGCTCACCGTCACCGTGCCTAAGGTTGAGGGCAAGAAGCCCGAGGTCAAGGCCATCGACATCTCTGGTTGA
- the LOC124661458 gene encoding 16.9 kDa class I heat shock protein 1-like: protein MSIVRRSSVFDPFADLWADPFEAFRSIVPAMLDSDTTAFANARMDWKETPEAHMFKADLPGVKKEEVKVEVEDGNVLVVSGERTKEKEDKNEKWHRVERSSGKFVRRFRLPENTKVDEMKAGLENGVLTVTVPKAEVKKPEVKAIEISG, encoded by the coding sequence ATGTCGATCGTGAGAAGGAGCAGTGTGTTCGACCCCTTCGCCGACCTCTGGGCTGACCCCTTCGAAGCCTTCCGCTCCATCGTCCCTGCGATGTTGGATTCCGACACCACCGCCTTCGCGAATGCTCGCATGGACTGGAAGGAGACCCCTGAGGCACACATGTTCAAGGCGGATCTTCCTGGCGTGAAGAAGGAGGAGgtcaaggtggaggtggaggatggCAACGTGCTCGTTGTCAGCGGCGAGCGCACCAAGGAGAAGGAGGATAAGAACGAGAAGTGGCACCGCGTCGAACGCAGCAGTGGCAAGTTTGTCAGGCGCTTCCGCCTCCCGGAGAACACCAAGGTGGATGAGATGAAAGCCGGGCTGGAGAACGGCGTGCTCACCGTCACCGTGCCCAAGGCTGAGGTCAAGAAGCCCGAGGTGAAGGCCATCGAGATCTCTGGTTGA